The nucleotide window TTGGCTACCCTGTGGCTTTTACCTTTGGGGCTGTGGCTATGGTGTTTGGTGGTATCGGCGCGATTAGTGAGGCCTTTGGCGATGGCGGAGGACTGGCAGAGAGTGCTGAAATATTCATAGACATGTTTAAGTTTATGCCGTATCGAATTTATGCCATAATGGAAAATAAAATTCTAATTGCCGTTCCACTTTTTGTCTTTATGGGGGTTATTTTAGAAAAATCAAAGCTAGCTGAGAGACTTCTAACCTCTATGGCATTTTTATTTGGCGGAGTTAGGGGCGGGGTGGCTATTAGTACTGTGCTTGTCGGTGCTCTACTAGCTGCAAGCACTGGCGTAGTGGGTGCTAGCGTGGTGGCTATGGGTATGATAAGCCTACCTGTCATGCTGCGCTACCGATACAATGCCTCACTTGGCTGTGGTACGATATGCGCTTCTGGTACTTTAGGGCAGATTATTCCGCCTTCAATCGTGCTTATTATCTTGGGCGATGTTTTTAATGTCCCAGTAGGAAGCCTCTTTCACGAGGCGCTTGCACCTGGGCTTGTCTTGGTTTTTGCTTATGTGGTTTATATTTTAGTTGTTGGATATTTTAAGCCAGAGTATGCCCCTATAGTGCCAGCAAATGAGCATGAGGCTTATAGCATCCAGCTTTTTAGAGCTATTAGGGCTATTTTGCCTCCGCTTTTGCTTGTGATATTTGTGCTTGGTTCTATATTTGCTGGAGTTGCCACTCCTACTGAAAGCTCGGCTTTAGGCTGCGCTGGAGCTGTTATTTTGTCTGTTTTTTATCGTACTTTTTCATTTTCTATGATTAAGGCTGCGCTTCTTGAGAGCGTGCGTACAACTGCTGTAATCTTTACCATACTCGTTGGCGCTACGGCGTTTTCTTTGGTGTTTAGCTACGGTGGTGGCGAGGATTTAGTAAGTGAGTTTATGACAAATTTACCAGGGCAAAAATGGGGCTTTATTATCTTTGTTATGGTGGCTATTTTCTTGCTTGGATTTTTTATAGATTTTGTGGAGATTTCTTATATTGTCCTGCCGATTGTTGTGCCTATAATTTCAGATTTAGGGATTGAGCCAGTAGCCTTTGCCATACTTATAGCTATGAATTTACAAACTTCGTTTTTAACACCTCCTTTTGGTTTTAGTCTTTTCTTTTTGCGCGGAGTTGCGCCAAAGAGCATTAAGACCGCCGAAATTTATAAAGGTGTGGTACCTTTTATTGTTATACAGTTGGTTGTTTTGGTTGTGTTTACGCTTTATCTTATGTAAAGTGGCGTAAATGCGCCAAAACTAGCTATAAAATAAATAATTTTTAAACTTAATAATTGTAGAATACAAAAATACTTTTGTAAAGGGTTGTCATGGAGATTAATCTAGTGGTCGAAGGGCTTAGATTTATGATTTTAGGTATGTCAAGCGTCTTTATTTTTTTAAGCGTTATGATATTTGTCTTAAAACTTCAAGGTCGGATTTTATCTTCTTTAGGGTTTAATCAAACTTTACACCAACCCCCCAAGCCAACCCCCCAAGCCAACCCAAATCAAAATCAAATAGATAATGACACCATAGCCGCCATTAGCGTTGCTATTAATAAATTTAGGAGCCAAAAGTGATAGCTGATAAATTCTCTCGCATAGGATTTATACTTGCTGTTGCTGGTTCTGCTGTGGGGCTTGGTAATGCGTGGAAGTTCCCTACTATGGTGGGAAATAACGGCGGTTCGGCTTTTATCGCACTTTATTTGCTGCTTACCTTTGCTATCGCTTTTATTGCATTTTTGGCTGAGCTTGCTATCGGACGGCTTGGCGAGACTGACCTTGTTGGCTGCTTTTACAAGCTAGCCCCAAAGCATAAAAGAGCATGGAGCTTAGCTGGATTTTTCTCAATTAGCGCGATTTTAATAGCCAGCTTTTACATGGTAGTTATTGGCTGGCTTGTTTATTATATATTCCTTAGCTTTACAGGATTGCCAGCTACTCCAGAGGCTTCAGGGGCTAGCTTTGAGCGTATTATCAGTGCAGACGCTACAAGCGCGCTTATCTGCTTTAGTTTTGTTTTTGTTATTGTATTTTTTACCGTTTCAAAGGGGATAAAAAGCGGTATTGAGCGACTGAATGTATTTATGATGCCTAGCCTTTTTATCCTGCTTTGCGTGCTTTTTGCTTACTCGCTTAGTATGGGTGGGGGATTTTTAAAAGCGGCTGAGTTTTTATTTGTTCCTGATTTTAGCAAAATCACTCCACACCTTGTTCTTGAGGCTTTGGGACTTGCGTTTTTCTCGCTATCTATGGGTACTGGCACCATCCCTACATACGCCGCTAGCCTTGATGAGAGGACAAATTTAGTCCGTTCGACGCTTTCGATTATTTTTATAAATATCTTAATTGGCATAATGATGGGACTTATTGTCTTTACCTTTATTTTTGATGCCGGCTTTGATAGTACCCAAGGCGGGCCTGGGCTTATATTTGTTAGTCTTGCTCTACTTTTTGCAAAGCTTGGCGTTGTAGGGCAGGTGCTTGCGGTTTGTTTTTTTACTGCGCTACTTTTTGCCGGAGTTACTTCGGCGGTTTCGATGATAGAGCCATTTGCTTTTTATCTTATAAATAAATTTAACATCACTCGTAAAAGCGCACTTTTAATAATAGGCGT belongs to Campylobacter sp. 19-13652 and includes:
- a CDS encoding sodium-dependent transporter; its protein translation is MADKFSRIGFILAVAGSAVGLGNAWKFPTMVGNNGGSAFIALYLLLTFAIAFIAFLAELAIGRLGETDLVGCFYKLAPKHKRAWSLAGFFSISAILIASFYMVVIGWLVYYIFLSFTGLPATPEASGASFERIISADATSALICFSFVFVIVFFTVSKGIKSGIERLNVFMMPSLFILLCVLFAYSLSMGGGFLKAAEFLFVPDFSKITPHLVLEALGLAFFSLSMGTGTIPTYAASLDERTNLVRSTLSIIFINILIGIMMGLIVFTFIFDAGFDSTQGGPGLIFVSLALLFAKLGVVGQVLAVCFFTALLFAGVTSAVSMIEPFAFYLINKFNITRKSALLIIGVVVYVLGIFCVFSFYKPTSESFSLFGKPIFDILDALTSTLLMPLGALSFSIFVGYVLKKDTLWGLFSGFMSRVGFNVWYFALRYIVPLGIVAIMLYKFKS
- a CDS encoding TRAP transporter large permease subunit gives rise to the protein MIGIVMFGAALLALGFGYPVAFTFGAVAMVFGGIGAISEAFGDGGGLAESAEIFIDMFKFMPYRIYAIMENKILIAVPLFVFMGVILEKSKLAERLLTSMAFLFGGVRGGVAISTVLVGALLAASTGVVGASVVAMGMISLPVMLRYRYNASLGCGTICASGTLGQIIPPSIVLIILGDVFNVPVGSLFHEALAPGLVLVFAYVVYILVVGYFKPEYAPIVPANEHEAYSIQLFRAIRAILPPLLLVIFVLGSIFAGVATPTESSALGCAGAVILSVFYRTFSFSMIKAALLESVRTTAVIFTILVGATAFSLVFSYGGGEDLVSEFMTNLPGQKWGFIIFVMVAIFLLGFFIDFVEISYIVLPIVVPIISDLGIEPVAFAILIAMNLQTSFLTPPFGFSLFFLRGVAPKSIKTAEIYKGVVPFIVIQLVVLVVFTLYLM
- a CDS encoding OadG family protein, with protein sequence MEINLVVEGLRFMILGMSSVFIFLSVMIFVLKLQGRILSSLGFNQTLHQPPKPTPQANPNQNQIDNDTIAAISVAINKFRSQK